The Polaribacter sp. KT25b genome contains the following window.
GATTTTGAATGACCAGTACCAATTAAAATCTTAGCCTTTTTACCCTTTTTCATTTCTTGGATTAAAGTTTCTAAACCTTGCCAAGCATGATCTGCATGTGTATATGTACAAACGGAATAAGTTTTGTTTTTTCCGGGAATTAATCCTTCTGTAGCTTCAAAATTTAATTTTGGACCTGTAGCATTTATCAAATAATCGTAGGTAACTTTTTCTTGAGTTCCTTTGTTTTCACCAACAACATATTCTGCTAAAACATAAGGTTTTGCTTCATTTTTATCACCTTCAGGAAAAAAGGAAATTGCTTTTGCTTGTTTATAACCAATACCTTTCTTTTTATATAAAGGCGCTAAAGGAAATAATATTTTTTCTGATTTCATTCTTCCTATTCCAACCCATATATTTGATGGAATCCATTGATAATTACTATTTGGAGAAACCACAACAACTTCGTGTTTTGCAGACAACTTTCTTCTTAAATGAGAAGCTGCAACGTGACCAGAAATCCCTGCTCCTAAAATGACAATTTTAGACATTTTATTTTGATTTTACATTAACAAAATTACTTTAGAAAAGCATAATATAAAATGACTTAGATCATCTTACAATTACTTTGTAAAGATTCTATTTTTAATATAAACTCACAGTAACTAATGTTACATAATTTTAACTCGTTTTCTTATAACTCCAAACAGCTAAACCATTCATAACAAATGCATAAAACAACGTTTTTAATAACTGTGGTAAAATATCCATAAAACCAGAGCCTTTTAACATTACCATTCGCATTACCTGAACAAAATATTTAATAGGATTAAAATCTGTTAACGTTTGTGCCCATTTTGGCATACTTTCTATTGGTGTAAATAAACCACTCATCAAAATAAAAATTACCATAAAAAACCACGCTATAAACATTGCTTGTTGCTGTGTATCTGTAAAGTTTGAAATGAATAAACCAATACCTAAAACCACTAAAATATAAATAGTTGTATAAAAATACATCAATAGTAAACTACCAACCATTGGCACATTAAATATAACTTTTGCGATAATTAATCCAACACTTAAAATAGCCAATCCAATCACCCAAAACGGAAAAAGTTTTCCTATTATAAACTGACTTTTTTTAATTGGAGTTACGTTAATTTGCTCTAAGGTTCCTATTTCTTTTTCTCTAACAATATTCATCCCAGAAAGAAAAAGTGTAATCATTGTAACCAATAAAACTAGAATACCTGGAACCATATATGTTTTGTAATTCAAAGTGTTGTTGTACCAAAATGAAGGAATTGTAGTAATTTGTATGGGTTGATTTTGTTGCTTATCAAATTGAGAAACATTTACTTTTAAATCTTTATTAAAACGTTGAATGATCTGAGTTACATACACATTTTCAACACCTGCTGCTGCTCCATCAATAGCATTAATAGTAACTCCTAAAGCTGCTTTTTTTTCTTTTTGAAAATCACGCTCAAAAGACAATGGAACTTCTAAAATCACATCAACCTCTCCATTTAACATTGCTTGACTTGCTAATTTTTCTGAAGGAAAATCTGTTAAAACATTAAAATAAGTTGAAGCATTAAATTTCTCTACTAATGCTCTAGATGTTGATGTATGATCGTGATCTACATACCCGAATTTTATGTTTTTAACATCAAAAGTTGCTGCGTTTGATAAAATTATCAACTGAATTAAAGGCATTACAAAAATGATTGGCAACATTCCTTTATTTCTAAATATTTGCTTGAATTCTTTCTGAATAATAAATAGAATAGTTTTCATATTACTCCAATCTTATTTTATATTTTTTTACACTTAAGGCTATAAAAAACACTGCCATTCCTAATAAAACTAAGGTTTCTTTCCAGATATATTGCAGTCCAACACCTTTTAACATAATACCTTTTATAATGATGATAAACCATTTTGCAGGGATAATATTGCTAATCACTTGCAATGGTAATGGCATACTTGTAATCGGAAAAATAAAGCCCGAAAGTAAAATTACAGGCAACATTAATCCCATTAAAGAAATCATCATTGCTGTTTGCTGTGTTGCAGAAACTGTTGATATTAGAATACCTAACGCCAAAGCTGTTATAATAAACAAAACACTTTCCATTCCTAATAAAAATAAACTTCCTTGAACTGGCATTTTGAAAATAAATATGCTCAGAACAATAATAACAATCGCATTAATTATAGAAAGAAAAATATAAGGAAAAACTTTACCAATAATTACTTGAAATGGTTTTAATGGAGATACTAATAAAATTTCCATAGTTCCTAATTCCTTTTCTTTGGTGATAGAAATAGAAGTCATCATTGCAGAAACAAGCATCAAAATAATAGTCATAACACCAGGAACAAACATATACACACTTTTTAACTCTGGATTGTAAACCATATGTGTTTGGGGTACAATTTGATAAACTTGCGCGATACTTTTATTCTGTTCTTTTAAATAACTTTGAAGAATAGCGTTTACATAATTACTAATTGTATTTGCAGTATTTGGATCTGTAGCATCCGTAATTACTTGAATATTTGCATTATTTTCTTTGATGATATTTTTACTAAAATCTTTTTCAAAATTTAAAACAGCTTTTACTTTTCCTTTCTTAAAAACAACTTCGATGTCTGATTCTTTTTCAATAAATTGATTGATGCTAAAGTATTTTGAAGCAGCTATTTTATTGATAATTTCTTTTGTTGTTGCATCTTTTGAATGATCTAAAATAGCAATATCAACATTATTGATTTCATTTGTAATGGCAAAACCAAACAATAAAATTTGAGCAATTGGCATTCCAAATAGAATAAACAACGAACGTTTATCTCTAAATATATGGTAGAATTCCTTTTTTATGAAGCCTATAAATCTTTTCATAAGCCCCTTTTAATTTCCCCAAAGGGGAAAAAACGTATTACGTGATTTCTGTATCTTTAATTTTTTCATTTATCTAATTTTATAGTGTTTTTTATTATTCTGCTCCCTTCCCTTTGGGAAGGGTTGGGGATGGGCTCCTAGCTAATTTTAAAAACACATCATTCATATCTGCGGCATTAAACTGTTCTTTTAATTTCTTAGGTGTATCTAAAGCTTCAATTTTACCATTTACCATAATAGAAACACGATCGCAATATTCTGCTTCATCCATATAATGTGTAGTTACAAAAACGGTTGTTCCATTGTGTGCTGCTTTGTAAATTAGCTCCCAAAATTGTCGTCTAGTAATGGGATCTACGCCACCTGTTGGTTCATCTAAAAAAACAATTTTTGGGTTATGAATTAAAGCAACTGAAAACGATAATTTTTGTTTCCAACCTAATGGTAATGATCCCACCAAAGAATTTGCAACTTTTTCTAAACCTAATTCTTCGATTAGAAGTGCAGCTTTTTCTCTTATTTTCTTTCTTGACAAACCATAAATTCCTCCAAAAAAGGTAATATTTTCTTTCACAGTTAAATCGTCATATAAAGCAAATTTCTGACTCATATAACCAATGTTTTTTTTGATATCTTCTGCTTGTGTATGCACATCAAAACTTGCAACATTTGCTTTCCCAAAACTTGGGGTGGAAATACCTATCAACATTTTCATTGCAGTTGTTTTCCCTGCTCCATTTGCTCCTAAAAAACCAAATATTTCTCCTTTTTCAACATCAAAAGAAATAGCATTAACTGCTGTGAAATCACCAAATATTTTGGTTAAATTTTCTACCTGTATAACTTTATTAGTTTTTTTCATTTTTTATTTTGTCTCATAGAACACATTCGAAATGTCTTAATAAACCTCTACTTATCTCAAACTGAAATTTATTTTGCTAATTCCATAAAAGTATCTTCAATAGTTGCTTCTGTTTCTTCAATTTGAATATCAGTTAGATTTTTAGATTCTAAATATTCCTTTAATTTATTCGGATTAAAATCTAATTTACAATCTGTATAATGTACAAATTCTCCAAATGGATATACACTATGATTCGATTCAAAATCATTTAAACAATTTATTAATTGATACATATTATTTGCGGAAACATTATAAATTGGCTTTGGATAGTGTTTTACAATTGCTTTTGGCGTGTCAATTTCTAGGATTTTTCCATCCTGAATTAACGCAATTCTGTCACACAAAGCAGCTTCATCCATATAAGGTGTAGAAACCAAAATTGTAATGTCTTTTTGTTGCAAACGCTTCAACATTTCCCAAAACTCTTTTCTAGAAACAGGATCAACTCCTGTTGTTGGCTCATCTAAAAACAACACTTTTGGTTTGTGAATCAAAGCACAACACAAAGCCAATTTTTGCTTCATTCCACCAGAAAGTTTCCCCGCTCTACGATCTTTAAAAGGTTCTATTTGAATATAAATATCTTTAATTAAATCGTAGTTTTCTTCTATAGTTGTTCCAAAAATAGTAGCAAAAAAATCTAAATTCTCTTCAACGGTTAAATCTTGATACAATGAAAATTTCCCTGGCATATAGCCAACATTCTTTCTTATACTTTTATAATCTGTAATAACATCAAAACCAGCAACACTTGCTTCACCTTCATTAGCGATTAAAAGCGTAGTTAAAATTCTAAAAAGCGTTGTTTTACCAGCCCCATCTGGACCAATTAAACCAAAAAGTTCGCCAGGTTTCACTTCAAAAGAAATGTTTTCTAAAGCTTTTACTTTTTTATATGATTTTGATATGTTCGTTATTTTAATACTCATTCTGCGGTTGTTATCCACATTTCTGCTGGCATTCCAATTTTTAAACTTCCATCGTTTACAACATTAATTTTTGCTGCATAAACCAACGCAACTCTTTCTTCTTTGGTTTGAATAATTTTAGGCGTAAACTCAGCTTCAGAAGCTATCCAACTCACAACTCCTTTATACGTTTTCATAATGTCTTCACCATCAATTTTAACACTCACTTCCTGTCCTATTTTAATGTCTGATAATTGCGTTTCACTTACATAAACTCGCAATTCCATAGTACTTAAATCGGCAATTTTATACAAAGGTTTTCCAAAAGCAGTAATCTCGTTTGGTTCTGCATATTTGGTTAAAACGGTACCGTTTACAGGATTAATAATTTTACTTTTTTTAATTTGATCATCAATTTGTTTTAATTGAACATCAATATTTTTCAACTCGTTTACAACAGGTGCATTCTGAATTTCGACACTCCTAATTTGACTTTTAATAATATCAATTTCTCCAGAAACGTCATCTAATTGTTTTTGTGTACCAGCGTTTTCTTTAAGTAAGTTTTCTATTCTAACTTTATTAATTTTAGCAGTTTTCAATTTTGATTTTAACACAGAAATCTGTGATAAAACTCCTTTGGATTTTGAACTAACTACAGATTTAGAAACGACTAATTGTTCACGCTTTAAAGCCAATTGCACAGTGTCAATAAAACCAACAAATTGATCTTTTTTCAATTTATCACCTTCATCAATAGTAAACTGAATCAGTTTTCCGTTATTTTCTGCTGATATTGTTATTTCTGTTGCTTCAAAATTTCCATAACCATCTGCTTTTCCGTTGTCTTTTCCGCAAGAAAATAGTGTTGTAGTAATAATACTTACTGCTAATATGTAATTTTTCATTTTGTTTATTTTTTGCTCCCGCTGATTCCGCAAATATTCGCAGATTTCTTTCTCTTCCTATCCGCGAAAATCTGCGAAATCAGCGGGATATTTTTAATCTCCTTTTATAGTATTGTAATTTGCTTTTGCTAATTCTATTTGTATTCTGTGCTTTAATAAGGTATTTTCTGCTTCAAATAAATTTGTGAATTCAGTAACAAACACAGAAGAAGTAATGACCCCATTTTTAAGTTGAGACTCTAAAGTTTTCAATACTTTTTTACGAAGTTTAATAATCTCTAAATCAGAATTTATAAATGCAGAAATTTTCTCAATTTCCTTTTGTTGTTTATTCAGTTCTATATTGGTATTTAGTTTAAAAACTTCCGTTTCATTTTCAATAAAATCTTTATTTATTGCAACTACTTCTTTTTGTTTTTTATTGGTGTTCCAATCAAAAACATTCCAATGTAATTTAACGCCAACTGTATAAAATGTTTGAAAAGAGTTGTCAAGCATATTTAATCCTGGATTACCATAACCACCTGTTGCAAAACCATTTAATTTCGGTAAGTTTTTCTTTGAAATAAGCGATTCATAATTATTCACCTCTTCTTTCTTCAATTGAAATAATTCTAATTCAGGTCTGTTAATTTCGTTTTGTAATTGTGTTCTAATTAAAGGTTTTTCAAATTTTGTTAAACTATTAAAGGGCTTTCCTATCAAACTTGATAACGTTTCGATTAAAGATGATTTTCTATTTTCAACCTCAATAAACTGCTGTTTAATTTTTAACAATTCGGCTTCTAAAACACTATCTGAAGCAGGTAATAATGTTCCGTATTTAATACCCGATTTTACTTCCTTTAATTTAGATTGTAACTGAAGCTCTTTCGCTTCTAATAATTTGAAAGATTCTTGCGCTAATAGAATTGAAAAATACAGCTGATTAATTTGTGTTTTTAATTGATACATATTCGCATCAATCTGTTTTTGCTTCGTTTTTAACTGCCCTTGTTTTATTTTTAAATTAGCATCTGTTAAACCTCCATTATAAATAAGCTGATTTATAGAAAATGTTGCTCTATATTGATCTTTATTTAAAGGTTCAACACCAGACATTGCTGCAGGAAATTCAATAACATCCGATTGATAAGTTGCTTGTGCATCCAAATTAAATTGAGGCAATTTAGAATTCGAGATAATTTCTTTATCTATTTGATGCTGGTTTTCTAATAGTTGATGTTGTTTTATCAAAGGATAGTTTGTTTCTACCAAATTGTAACACTCATTTAGCGTTAAACTTTCTTGTGAAAATGCACCAAAGCTTAGAATTGTTAGCATTAAAATGAATACTATTTTTTTCATCTTATTTTTTTATTGAATTAATTATAAAATCGGCAACTTCAGTTTTACGTTCCTCTATTATTTGCTGAAAAGCAGTATCATCTGCATTTATTAAGTTTTGAATTAATGGTTTCGCTATAAAAGGAAATACATTTAATGCCAAAATATTAATAAACAATTGTGCTGCTTTTATCTTTTTGATAACACCTTTTTCAACTTCAAAATCAACTTGTTTTTTAAATTTTTCAAGATTTGGAAATGCACTATTTTCCTTCATTTTTAAAATAAAATCAGGATTTCTGTTCAATTCTTGAATAATAAAATTTGGTAGATAAGGATGTTCTACAATAAATGAAATATAGTTTGATGAAAAATTTCTCACCTTTTCCTCAATAGATGAATCATCGTTTAATATAGTATTTAATTGAGGTGCTAATAATGAAAAGGCATTTTTAAAAACCGCCTCAAAAAGCAATTGTTTGCTTCTATAATAATAATGAAGCATCGCCTTATTGATACCTGCTTCATTTGCAATTTCTTGCATACGAGCACCATCCATCCCTTTTGTTTGAAAAATAGATTTTGCAGCTTCTAAAATTAGACCTTCAGTATTTTCGTTTTTCTTACTTTTCATCATTAACTAAACAGTTTAACCAATTGGTTAACAAATGTACAAAAAATAATCAAACTCACTTTATGTTTGATTATTTTTCTAATTATTTATTCATTTTGGCAATTATCCATTTTGCGGATAATAAACCAATTACACCACCAAAAAGAGATACGATCATATTTACAGTAAATAAAGCAATATTTACATTTCCTGTTTTCATAATTGTCATCGGGTCAAAACCAAGTCTACTAAACATTTTAATAAAAAATATACTTCCAAAAATACCTGTTATTGTATTTCCTATAAATTGTAACGAGTATTTCTTTAAAAAAACAGCTAAAAGATTTGCACCAATCATTCCAACAAAAATACTAATGATTGAAATAAGTGTATCTGTCATTATATCATTTATTACGTTAATTAATGCTCTCCATAACCAACATTATCCATTTTTCCTTTAAAAACTCGATACTGAATCACCATATAAATGGCCACTAAAACAACTGCTATTGGAAACCAATATAAACCAACAGACAATCCGTATTCTTCTGCGGCAACATTATATAAAGTTAAATCTGGATTTATATTGTTTGTTGATGGCAAAACTTTGGGGAAAATTGATGCTACTGTTGAAGTTAATCCGCCAAGTAAAAATAAAGAACTAAATAAAAATCCTAATCCGTGTTTTTTAAATGATTTCACTTTAAAAAGACCAAATAATCCCGTAAAAGTGATCATTGGAAAAATAAATAACCAAGGTTTATCTAAGAAATTATGAAACGGTTTTGGCTCGATAATATGCCAAACAAAAAGCGAAATAATTACCAAACCTAATAACACAAAATTCAAATTAAAAATAACTTTTTTTAGCTTTTCATTAATGTCTGAATTGGTTTTAAAAATAATCCAATTAGCACCATGAATTGTTAAAGCTACCACACCAATTACACCTAATAAAACAGTAAACCAATCTAAAATACCAAGTTGTTCTGTTTGTGGACTAAAAGTTGGATTCCAAAGTGGTAAAAAGAAATAATGCGCTTCGTGTGTAGAAACTCCATTTACAACATTACCTAAATTTACACCTCTAACAACATTACCTAAAGCAACTCCAAAAAATAAAGCTAGCAATAAACTAGAAATTCCAAAAGCTTTATCCCAAATAGATTCCCACATTTTGTTATGTACTTGCCCTCTTAATTCTAAACCAATTGCTCTAAAAATAAGCAACCACAAAATCATAATTAATGGTAAGTAAAAACCACTAAAAGAAGATGCATATAAAGTAGGAAAAGCAAAAAACAAAACACCTCCTGCTGCAATTAACCAAACTTCATTGGCATCCCAGAAAGGACCAATTGCATTTGTAATTGCTTTTTTATCTTTTTCTTTTTTTGCAAAAAATAAATGAATAATTCCTGCGCCAAAATCATAACCATCTAAAATTACATAAACAGCTAACATTGTCATTAAAACGATATACCAAAATAATTCCATAATTTATTAGTGTTTTTCTAGTTCTGGACCTTTATTTATAATTTTTCCTGCTAACATTAAAAATAACATTCCTAAAAGGAGATATAAACCAATAAAACCTAATAAAGTAAATAATGTATTTCCTGATGAAACTGTTGGCGACGCTCCTGCAGATGTTCTTAATAAATTATACACCAACCAAGGTTGTCTACCTAATTCTGCTGTATACCAACCTGTAGTATTTGCGATATATGGAAATGGCAACATAAACATTAATGCCCATAAAATCCATTTTGTTTTGTATAGTTTTCTTCGGAATAATTGCACTGTCGCTAACAACATTAAACCTATAAAAATGGTTCCTAAACCAACCATTATATGATAAGAATAATATAACCCAGGAATATTTGTTGGATGAACACTTTCGTCAAACTCATTTAAACCTTTAACCTCAGCATTCCAATCTTGATATGTTAAAAAGCTTAAAATATTTGGAACTGCAATTTTGTTATCCAATTTTTTCTCTAAAATATTTGGTTGCCCAATCAAAACAATTTCCGAACCTCCTTCTTCAGTTTCAAAAATTCCTTCCATGGCAGCAAAAGCAGCTGGCTGATGTTTTGCTACATTTTTAGCAGCTAAATCACCTGTTGGAAAAGCCACCAATAAACTAGAAACTAAACCAAAAATAATGCCTGTTTTTACAAATAATTTCCCAAAATCATGATGTTTATTATTCAATAAATAAAAAGCACCAATTGCAGCAACTACAAATGATGAAGTTACTAAAGAAGCTGCTTGATTGTGTAAATAAGAAGGTAATAACCAAGGATTGGAAAATAAAGCTCCAAAATTATTTAATACAAATTTTCCGTTTTCTAAAATCTCATAACCAACAGGATATTGCATCCAAGAATGTGTGGCAATAATTAGATAACCACTTGCCCAGGAACCTAAAAAGACCAGAAAACCTGTGAGAAAATGGAGTTTATGTCCTAAGAGTTTTTCACCAAATAAAAAAAGTCCTAAAAAGGACGATTCTAAAAAGAAAGAAAACATTCCTTCCATTGCTAAAGTTTGACCAATAATTCCTCCTGTAAGTTCAGAAAATTTTGCCCAATTTGTTCCAAATTGAAACTCCATCGGAATTCCTGTTACCACACCCATTGCAAAATTAAGTGCAAAAATCTTCATCCAAAATTTTGCTGCATTATTGTATTTATCAATTTTAGTTCTCAGAAATTTCCATTTAAAATAAACTATCAAAAGTGATAATCCCATTGTTAATTGTGGGAATAAATAGTGAAATGTAATTGTAAATGCAAACTGCATTCTATCGTAAAAGAGCATGTCTTCCATAGAAAACTTTTTAAATTATTATAAAAATATTAATTATTCTAAGCGTCAATAAAAATAAGAAATTTGCACTTGAAATAGGTGCTTTTCAAATCTATATTTTTAACCTTTTTTTACTTTAATTGTAATCTCTAATTTTATTTTAGAATTTACAGAATTAGAAATTAAACATGCCTTTTCTGATTTTGCTACCACTTTTTTAGCAAGTTCTACATCATCTTCATTAAAAATAGTTACAATTGGCTTTAAAATAACCTCACTCATCATAAATTTACCATCAATCATTTCTAATTTTCCTTCTGCATCAGATTCAAAATCTACAAAATTTAGTTTAAAATTTTCTGCAACCGCTAAAAATGTAGTCATTAAACAACCATTAATTGCTGCCACAAAATAATGCTCTGGAGTCCAAATATTTGCTTCTCCTTTAGGAAATTCTGGCGGTGTTGCAATTGTTATTTTTTCATCTAACACATCAGAAGATAAAGCACCTTTTCTATTTTCTAGCCAATTTA
Protein-coding sequences here:
- a CDS encoding HlyD family secretion protein, whose translation is MKNYILAVSIITTTLFSCGKDNGKADGYGNFEATEITISAENNGKLIQFTIDEGDKLKKDQFVGFIDTVQLALKREQLVVSKSVVSSKSKGVLSQISVLKSKLKTAKINKVRIENLLKENAGTQKQLDDVSGEIDIIKSQIRSVEIQNAPVVNELKNIDVQLKQIDDQIKKSKIINPVNGTVLTKYAEPNEITAFGKPLYKIADLSTMELRVYVSETQLSDIKIGQEVSVKIDGEDIMKTYKGVVSWIASEAEFTPKIIQTKEERVALVYAAKINVVNDGSLKIGMPAEMWITTAE
- a CDS encoding ABC transporter ATP-binding protein, translated to MSIKITNISKSYKKVKALENISFEVKPGELFGLIGPDGAGKTTLFRILTTLLIANEGEASVAGFDVITDYKSIRKNVGYMPGKFSLYQDLTVEENLDFFATIFGTTIEENYDLIKDIYIQIEPFKDRRAGKLSGGMKQKLALCCALIHKPKVLFLDEPTTGVDPVSRKEFWEMLKRLQQKDITILVSTPYMDEAALCDRIALIQDGKILEIDTPKAIVKHYPKPIYNVSANNMYQLINCLNDFESNHSVYPFGEFVHYTDCKLDFNPNKLKEYLESKNLTDIQIEETEATIEDTFMELAK
- a CDS encoding OsmC family protein encodes the protein MAKEHYYQVKVNWLENRKGALSSDVLDEKITIATPPEFPKGEANIWTPEHYFVAAINGCLMTTFLAVAENFKLNFVDFESDAEGKLEMIDGKFMMSEVILKPIVTIFNEDDVELAKKVVAKSEKACLISNSVNSKIKLEITIKVKKG
- a CDS encoding TolC family protein; translation: MKKIVFILMLTILSFGAFSQESLTLNECYNLVETNYPLIKQHQLLENQHQIDKEIISNSKLPQFNLDAQATYQSDVIEFPAAMSGVEPLNKDQYRATFSINQLIYNGGLTDANLKIKQGQLKTKQKQIDANMYQLKTQINQLYFSILLAQESFKLLEAKELQLQSKLKEVKSGIKYGTLLPASDSVLEAELLKIKQQFIEVENRKSSLIETLSSLIGKPFNSLTKFEKPLIRTQLQNEINRPELELFQLKKEEVNNYESLISKKNLPKLNGFATGGYGNPGLNMLDNSFQTFYTVGVKLHWNVFDWNTNKKQKEVVAINKDFIENETEVFKLNTNIELNKQQKEIEKISAFINSDLEIIKLRKKVLKTLESQLKNGVITSSVFVTEFTNLFEAENTLLKHRIQIELAKANYNTIKGD
- the cydB gene encoding cytochrome d ubiquinol oxidase subunit II; amino-acid sequence: MELFWYIVLMTMLAVYVILDGYDFGAGIIHLFFAKKEKDKKAITNAIGPFWDANEVWLIAAGGVLFFAFPTLYASSFSGFYLPLIMILWLLIFRAIGLELRGQVHNKMWESIWDKAFGISSLLLALFFGVALGNVVRGVNLGNVVNGVSTHEAHYFFLPLWNPTFSPQTEQLGILDWFTVLLGVIGVVALTIHGANWIIFKTNSDINEKLKKVIFNLNFVLLGLVIISLFVWHIIEPKPFHNFLDKPWLFIFPMITFTGLFGLFKVKSFKKHGLGFLFSSLFLLGGLTSTVASIFPKVLPSTNNINPDLTLYNVAAEEYGLSVGLYWFPIAVVLVAIYMVIQYRVFKGKMDNVGYGEH
- a CDS encoding ABC transporter permease, coding for MKRFIGFIKKEFYHIFRDKRSLFILFGMPIAQILLFGFAITNEINNVDIAILDHSKDATTKEIINKIAASKYFSINQFIEKESDIEVVFKKGKVKAVLNFEKDFSKNIIKENNANIQVITDATDPNTANTISNYVNAILQSYLKEQNKSIAQVYQIVPQTHMVYNPELKSVYMFVPGVMTIILMLVSAMMTSISITKEKELGTMEILLVSPLKPFQVIIGKVFPYIFLSIINAIVIIVLSIFIFKMPVQGSLFLLGMESVLFIITALALGILISTVSATQQTAMMISLMGLMLPVILLSGFIFPITSMPLPLQVISNIIPAKWFIIIIKGIMLKGVGLQYIWKETLVLLGMAVFFIALSVKKYKIRLE
- a CDS encoding ABC transporter permease, with translation MKTILFIIQKEFKQIFRNKGMLPIIFVMPLIQLIILSNAATFDVKNIKFGYVDHDHTSTSRALVEKFNASTYFNVLTDFPSEKLASQAMLNGEVDVILEVPLSFERDFQKEKKAALGVTINAIDGAAAGVENVYVTQIIQRFNKDLKVNVSQFDKQQNQPIQITTIPSFWYNNTLNYKTYMVPGILVLLVTMITLFLSGMNIVREKEIGTLEQINVTPIKKSQFIIGKLFPFWVIGLAILSVGLIIAKVIFNVPMVGSLLLMYFYTTIYILVVLGIGLFISNFTDTQQQAMFIAWFFMVIFILMSGLFTPIESMPKWAQTLTDFNPIKYFVQVMRMVMLKGSGFMDILPQLLKTLFYAFVMNGLAVWSYKKTS
- a CDS encoding cytochrome ubiquinol oxidase subunit I is translated as MEDMLFYDRMQFAFTITFHYLFPQLTMGLSLLIVYFKWKFLRTKIDKYNNAAKFWMKIFALNFAMGVVTGIPMEFQFGTNWAKFSELTGGIIGQTLAMEGMFSFFLESSFLGLFLFGEKLLGHKLHFLTGFLVFLGSWASGYLIIATHSWMQYPVGYEILENGKFVLNNFGALFSNPWLLPSYLHNQAASLVTSSFVVAAIGAFYLLNNKHHDFGKLFVKTGIIFGLVSSLLVAFPTGDLAAKNVAKHQPAAFAAMEGIFETEEGGSEIVLIGQPNILEKKLDNKIAVPNILSFLTYQDWNAEVKGLNEFDESVHPTNIPGLYYSYHIMVGLGTIFIGLMLLATVQLFRRKLYKTKWILWALMFMLPFPYIANTTGWYTAELGRQPWLVYNLLRTSAGASPTVSSGNTLFTLLGFIGLYLLLGMLFLMLAGKIINKGPELEKH
- a CDS encoding TetR/AcrR family transcriptional regulator; amino-acid sequence: MMKSKKNENTEGLILEAAKSIFQTKGMDGARMQEIANEAGINKAMLHYYYRSKQLLFEAVFKNAFSLLAPQLNTILNDDSSIEEKVRNFSSNYISFIVEHPYLPNFIIQELNRNPDFILKMKENSAFPNLEKFKKQVDFEVEKGVIKKIKAAQLFINILALNVFPFIAKPLIQNLINADDTAFQQIIEERKTEVADFIINSIKK
- a CDS encoding ABC transporter ATP-binding protein, which translates into the protein MKKTNKVIQVENLTKIFGDFTAVNAISFDVEKGEIFGFLGANGAGKTTAMKMLIGISTPSFGKANVASFDVHTQAEDIKKNIGYMSQKFALYDDLTVKENITFFGGIYGLSRKKIREKAALLIEELGLEKVANSLVGSLPLGWKQKLSFSVALIHNPKIVFLDEPTGGVDPITRRQFWELIYKAAHNGTTVFVTTHYMDEAEYCDRVSIMVNGKIEALDTPKKLKEQFNAADMNDVFLKLARSPSPTLPKGKGAE